From the Juglans microcarpa x Juglans regia isolate MS1-56 chromosome 3D, Jm3101_v1.0, whole genome shotgun sequence genome, the window CTTTGACCaacatcccaacaaatccaccatcCTCATAGGCATAATCCAGGCAATATCAACCCTCAGAAAGATCTCATCCTACAACACTCTTGTTACCTCACAGTGTAGTAATAGATGGTTCACAAATTTTCCATTCTTCTTACATAAGTAGCACCAGTCCAAtactacacatcctctctttcTTAAGTTGTCTGTGGTCAATATCTTCTCAAGAGCTGCATTCCAAACGAAAAAAGCTACTCTAGAGGGCACACGAGAccttcaaatatttttccaagaaaaCGGAGTAATCTCAAGTTGTGTTGTCAAGATGCTATAATACCCCTTGACTGTACATAACTTATGGTTATTAGACCACCACTTCAAACTATCTTGCTGTGTTAATGGGTTCTCCATGGAATATAATaagctgaaaaattctgaaacaatAGATAATTCCCAGTCATGGAAATCTCTATTAAAAAGGATATTCCACAGATGCACGCCATGAGAGAATATATGCACGTCAGCCACTGAAACTTCACTATCAGCTGCAATACGGTATAAGGCCGGAAAAAACCTTTCCAAAGCCTGgactccacaccacacatccctCCAAAATCTGATACGACTGCCCTCACCAATTGCCAAACGAACTTGATTTACAAAACatggccaccccttccttatatacttccataaacccaccccATAGCCCGCACTTACTTCcttagagcaccaaccaccccaagagACACCATGTCTAGCATCAATAGTGTCCCTCCACAATGAACCCCCCTCTAAatgatatctccatagccattttcccaataaagctttattgaaaaTTCTCAGATTACAAACACCCAACCCCTCATTCACAATTGAGGCGCATACAATCTCCCATCTAACCAAATgtaatttcttctcctccctcaTTTCACCCCATAGGAATGCTTTAAAGACTTTTTCCACCCTATTCACCACCCCTacaggcataggaaacaaagataaaaaataagtggagAGATTAGTAAGAGTACTCAtgataagagtgagacgacCCCCTCCGATAAGTACACCCGTTTCCAGCtagccaaccttttctctctcttctctactattccatcccatatagctttattcttgaaagttgctTCCAATGGGAGACCCATGTATTTCATTGGAAAAgaggacaccttacaatccagGAGACTAGCTAACTTGAGAATATTAGAAACCACACCCACAagaaccatctcagacttgcccAAGTTCACCTTTAGCCTCGACACGGCCTCAAAGCAAAGTAACAATGCTTTTAAAGTTTGGATCTGGCTACTCTTTGCTTCACAAAAAACTaatgtatcatctgcaaaaagatgTGATATGACAATAGTGCCACCATCACCATTGCCCACTTGAAAACCCGATAAGAAACCTCCCCCAACAGcagcctgcaccatcctactcaaAGCTTTTATAACTATGACAAATAAAAGAGGAGATAAAGGATCTCCCTGCTGTAGACCCTTTGAACTAGCAAAAAAACCAGCAGGTGTACCATTAACCAGAATTGAGAACCGGGtggttgaaatacaatgacgcatcCATGCAATCCATCGAactccaaaaccacatctctcaaGCACGTATAAAAGGAATTCCCAATTCACATGGTCATAGgtcttttccatgtcaagcttgcacgGAACCCCTGAACCTCCCTCCTGTAACTTGTaatccaagcactcatttgcaataagtattgagtcaagaatttgtcttccACGAATAAATGTATTTTGGGACTTGGAGATAATATGTTCTAATACCGGACTAAGccggttagcaagaaccttcgagATTATCTTATAAATGCTACTAACTAGGCTTATAGGCCGAAAATCTTCAATAGTTGAAGCCCCATGTTTCTTAGGAATAAGAGCAATAAAGGTCGTATTAATGgacttttcaaacttctaaaaggaGTGAAATTCGTTAAAAATCTGCATAACATCACCTTTTACAATATctcaacaagtttgaaagaaccCCATTGAAAAGCCATCCGGCCCTGACGCTTTATCCTTTGCCATGCCAGATATGATCTTGTGGATCTCTTCTTcaacaaaaggtctctccaaaatACTCACGCTCTGCGAatcaatttcctcaaaatgcaaagcatcaagcttcggcctccaagtaACCGATTCTGAGAGAAGGGACTCATAATACTGTACTATGTGATTTTCTAGCTCAGAAGGAGAAGATATCATCTGAGAGCTTGATTGAAGTGACTCTATGACATTGTTATGCTggtgtgaattagccactttgtgaaagaacttcgtacaTCTATcgccttctttcaaccaaagtgccttagatttttgacgccatgaaATCTCCTCCGATAGCAAGACCCTTTCCAAGTTTGCCAGAACCAATCCCTTCCTCAATAACACCTCTTCTGAATTATCTCCCAAAAACTCTTTATTCTCAAGTTCCTGCAATCCCTCCAACAGTGAAATCTTCTAGTTGTCAATATGACCAAACACCTccaaattccacttcttcaagtctTGTTTCAATGCCTTCAACTTGCTTGCAAGAATGTAACTTGGGGTATCAAAAAATTGATATGAAGACCACCAACCACTAACCCTCTCTACAAACCCATCTGCTGTTAGCCACATCTGATATGAATATAGTATTCTttattcttaatgttttgtttgGCTGCCGAAAATAgaaatgcaaaatttaattagtttcgaacattttatttctcatttttttgaaaaaagaaaagaaaagaaaactactTTCAATTGGGGGTGGATGTTGAGGTTAGGgatatttcttattcatttagCTCGATACAGTTTTTTTTCACTTGTGTAAGGTAGTAATATGACTTAGAGAAGGTgaccttcattttcttttggagtttaAGACAGCCTTGAGATGTGATACAACATACAAGatcaccttttcttttcatgtgcGGTTTTCTGAGCAACTATATGCAGTACAAAGTCAAGTGTATGGTAGCTTGGAGGTTTTGGAAGGCAAGCCGTGCTTAATATGTTCCTcgttgttcttttttctttgttcaggAACCAATTGGTCAGTGCAGCAGAGCTCAGTGAGCGGTTTTCAGATATTCGTTTCGTTCGGTTATCAACTATGAGGTATTAAATTGAACTTCACATTTTACATATAGGCATTAATACTGGAAGTGATCTATTGATTTAGTAGACAATTTTCTTTGGTTTTGCTTTAATAGGCAATAGAAGTAATTATAAGTGATGCATGAAGCTTTATCTGATTTAAATGGAATGTTGGTAGTGATTTCAGATATTGGGTATGTTGTAGGAATTTATTGGTTGGGGACACTCTGTCAGGATGTTGGGCAACTGTTGGAGTGGTGACCGAGAAAGGGACTCCAAAGACCAGTTCTACAGGGAAGAACTATTGTATATGGAAGGTTGGGTGTCTGGATGAAAACActgtttctcttttcttgtTCGGTGATGCTTATCAGAAGAACTGGAAAGAGCAGGCTGGGACAGTATTTGCTCTGTTCAATTGTTCTGTACGCAAGGACGGAGTGGTATGGACTTGTCATGTATTGAGAGTCATTCTTGTTAATATTATCCGATAGATTAAGATTGACCTTTTATTTTTGCAGGGCACAGGTTTTTCTTTGAGTGTATATTCTCCTAGTCAAACTTTAAAGATTGGTACTTCAGTCGATTATGGAGTTTGCAAGGGAAAAAGGAAGGATGGGATGCCTTGTACAATAGTCATAAATAAGTAGGTTATGGGAACTCATTACATCTTTTTGTGGTATGGAATGAAATGCTCATAACATCCGCTTTAGTtattgtgttcttttttttcattgaatatgATAGTGCATTCCTCCAGTTAATGGAAGTCTTAGGATAAATAAGAATAACATGGATATGGGAAGTTTTATGGACTACTAGGAGTTGGTTTCTTAACTCAGCTCCTTGAAAATGTTACCCTAGTAAGTTAGATTTGTTATAGTTTCAAACTAGGAGTTTTGTTATTTACAAGCGGATGTATAAACTCACTAGTTATTGTAGGGCTCattacaatcataaaaaaaagaagttaaaataccaatattttttGTGCTAGTTGATGTGGTAGGCTTCCGTGTAAGTGGTGTGTCATGTGCTGATCCTGTCTTTTCACCTTAGTAGTCCTATGCATAGTAAGTACTATAGCCCCAATCATGGGtactaataaaataagactAGGAACCAAAAACCGGACGGAATAGTAGGTATAAACCGAATTGCCCCATGTTTCCAAATTAGTCCAACTTTGTACCTTTTCAGCATAAACCGTATATCTCAGAGAGGTCGTATTTCTTTGGGTTGGTAGTAATGGAATGGTTTCATTATCTAAAATGAAGAACATTTCCCATTTCTCTTTCCATGAAAATAGACTTAGCAAACATTTTATGAAATCTGAAGTGTCATCTGCCATGATGAGTTGGTTCTAAAATAAACTCTCTATAACCTCTCTCGTGTAATTGTTAACAATAGAACATATAGAGAATATTAGATAAGTTGAATGGCCTTCTCATCAAGGAAACAAATACTGCAGATATATTCTACCTACGAGAGAAACATACAAAACATAAAACCTCCTCTCTGGAGAGTAGACTTTCACATGGCCTCTTTGCATATGCTATCTCTGGTTACTTTtcacagaagaaaaaaatcagattAGTTTCTCCTAAGGAAAAAAATGATCTCTTTGCAGTTTTATTTGAGTAGACTGGATGAATTCAAGATAATAAAATCTGGTATTCTGTAGTATTCGtaaattaactttttcagaaaaattcAAGTATGAGAGCCTGTGATTTGTAAGAAGCATCTTGTCGTGTGCATTCAAAGGATCCTATGGTGAGTGTATAAGTGGAAAATGAACAGAAAAAAGTACCTCTGTGAATTACCATCAGAGGTCCTTGATCAAAATGTATGAAGGTATTTCATGGCAAACTCGATCACTTGTCTTCTCACTAGCCGCTGCACCCATTATTCAATTATCAATGTAGTCTTGTCTTTTTTACaagatatttatattatattttgtaccaTTATAATTCTCCGTGTTGCCTTACCAACAAAATCTTCTGATATCTTGTGTCTTTGTGTTATTTCAGACACAACGgaatatattgtaaatatcatagATTGGTAAGCACAATGCCTCAACCTGTTTGACTGCTTTATCTTCAAAACTACccatgtaattttatttaatcagTTCTCATAAAATATTCACCATCCATTTTGGTTCTACAGAAAGCACCAGAGAAATATTTCACAAACCGAACGGAGCTCAAGGGAGGGTAGGTGATTAATGTTCAAGATCATTCAACTCTTTTGGCCAGATATACCGATTGAATGATTTTAAGAGTATAATTGCTTGATTCATTTTTAGTTTCTTGGTGCCTTCAACTTGTGTGTTTCTTTAACAGGAACCTAAGAACTGCATTTAGGGATTCTCTCAAACCTGAAGGGATTTACATGGTCGATCCTTTAAATGACCGGACGAATATCAAAAAGCCCATGCAGCCAGTAAAACTGCTGTCTGTGGAAAGCCTAAAAAAGGCTCTGAGGTTTGTTTTTCATAGATAGCATAGATTGTATCTAATGTGAAAGTAATTgcgttttcttttttcacttaattgtggatgggtcattttttttttttttttttgtaacagtAAAGCAGGTAAAGTGACGACAAACACACATTCACAAGGCATAAGGTTCCTTACTGAAATAACAGGTTTAAGATCTCAGGACTTCTTTCATAGGCTTATTGTGGTTTCTTGAGATTTCCTTCTGAGGTACTTTTGCCTTTTAATTGCAGGGAATATGGGTccaaagaaatcaaataaagaaTCAATAGTACCTAAGCAACAGATTAGCATGTCAGATAAAAGGTGAATCAATGCATTAGAAATTCCATTAATCATTATATATAGAGGCTATTGGTGCTTGCTTTCCATGTTATTGACGGTTCATCTGTCATTGCTCAGGAAATCATCCACCATAAAACCAGAATCATCTGTAATGAGAAATCAGCAGCCAGAtgtaaagagaaagaaaactgAGCAGCAGCAGGGGCAAGTTGTGGTTGACAAAATCAGACAGAATACAGGAAAGTTGATTGAACTAGATTTTGTTAGTTCAGATGAAGAATTGTGAGTGTCCTATTTGAAGTTCTAAATCGTTGGAAGTTGAAATCCCATTTTGGGGAGGTAGCATGAGAGAACAATAGAATTCTTATTTGATGGTTGAGAACCACTGCACCTAAAGAACGCAATCTGGTGGAAATATTTATCAGTGCTCTGCTCTTTCCAACGTTCTGAAGATTCAATCAGAGTATCATTATTGTGCTTCTAGCATTGAAATCTGATTATGTGCTGTGATCTGTACATAAAGCATTAATTCTAGTGAGGAAAGAATTGAGAAAGGTTGAATCCTCGGTTACAGCATCCTGTAAAATTCTGATTGTGAAATTCTTTTTGACAAGGAATTCACTTTCCTTTGATGTTGGACCTATTTGATTGTTCAATTGAATTAAATGTTAAGAACATACTTTAGATTCAAGACTTTAAGCTGTTACATGCATTGTTAGCTCCTCACCCCTGATACTCTATTTCCAGAGAATTTGTAAAACTTTAATGAAAGTAATTTGTAGCAGGTACACTTGATGAGTGATCATGGAttattcttgtatttttctGAGCTCATAGAACGTTGACTAGAGGTGGACAATAGGTAGGACGGCAGGAATCAAGGTCGTCccatatgttttaaaaaaagttggatGATGGCTTTTTAGAGCGTATTCTTATTGGGTTTCAAATTACGGATTTTCTCCCTCTAATTAATATAGCAAAAAAGGGGGTTGAATCAATGTAATAGCCAGATACAAAGATGTAGAATCCAGAGGTGGTAGGAGGAAAGTTGGTCATCTATGCACATGGAGTTGGTGTTGACCCCTGGATGTGTCCCCAGccttttgtttatattatattcgaTATCAATTAGTTCTAACAGCTGGGATTATCAAAAGCTTGGGCTATTAAaagtaggattttttttttttaagaaacagTGATCTTTTATCTTTGTTTAAGAAAATTTCAGTCGGGATGATTGAAGATGACCAATACTTCAATGTGACTGAAAATGCAAAATTCAAGATAAAGAgtagtttatttgtttgtttttttcctctACAAAAAATAAGAGACAGCTTGTGTCTAACTATAGGCAAAAGCATAGGGGGAGGGCCTAAGGTTGAGCATCAGAAAGCTTAGCAGGCTCTAACTCATAGCGTCCTATTAAAAAACAGGATGATAAAATACATAGATCTGGACAAGTTGTTTGGTCGTGGTTGTTTGCCATGACTCATGAGAGCGACCTTTTAGTTGATAATTTATGCTTTTAGTTGATAATTTAAGCCATGGGAACTTAGTCACTAAGTCTACGTCTGCATCTGAATGTGCTGGCACTTGACTCCCGTGAAAGTATTTCAGAATAGGTAAACATGACCTTGCAATTCTGCTTGCCCAACTGAAAGCATGATTACATGAAAATTATGCACTTGTGCTTTTGATTgctgtttatttcttttagtttttttttttaagaattggTTTCCTTTTCCTGGTTGGAAACCAATGGCCTGCATGCCATGCAGTCCCAATAAGATGTCATTTTCGATTACACACACATACGGTGTAAATCTTTCAATTACTCTGATTAGGTGAGCAGATGGACATTAACAACTCTTAACAGCCACCCTTATCGTAAAGGATTTTAGGTTGTTCCAAGAGTTATTTGACTGTGATATGTTGCTGGGAAACTCAACAGCAAGGGCCAATGCCAACCAAATCAACTTGCTAGCTTGTTCAATCATGCAGTTGGTTTTATTGGTGGATCCTCTGTCTTGCTACAAATTATTGGCTTCCCCCATGAAAGTGAGGATCCCCCAACCATCCCCACTAACGGATGATCTCTTACATATTTTGCTTCCTGAAGTAGGCAACCCTAACCTATACTTTTTGCCAATTGAACATAAACAATGATTGAGCATTTTCAAAGACACTTTGACATTGACGGCCATCAATATAGGTCAGTTAATTCTGAACAATCATACAAAAAAACAAGTGTTCATCAATGCCCAAAAATATGTGTTCATGCTGCCCTTGTATCTGTGCTTGATGTTTATTAACACGCGAGTTCTCTTTAGGGAGTTAGGTTTGTGGTGTCgatcaattttaattaatatagaaCCCACTTAAGCTGTTCATCTTGTACATGATTATATCATAAATCAAGAGACGATtaggaaaaattattaaataggtCGAGAGCAATGAACACACATCCACAATCTGTAATAAAGCGAACCCTCTTTTTCTAATGAAACTGTGCCTAAGACCGAAGTTTCAATAATTGCAGGCGTCagtttgaaaacaaaagaatcTTCTATTCTATGGGTGGAATATCTGGAGATGAGTATTGTTTATTCGAGGTCCATTGTGAAAAAGTTAGATTCTTGTTATGTGAGTCcagattttttctattttttgtaaagAGTTGTGTGGAACTTGTACATTCTAAATTTTACGTCTGTGAATCAATTCCACGAAATGTCCAAATCCCACTCCCGATTATTAAGaatgaaaaaatctttttagaaaaaatatttgaattcgctaatgaatttattagttataagtAAATATAAGGTATTCTCTCTGAACTTGGAAAACAACTGTAACGACTAAAAAATTTGTTGTTCCATTTTATTCTCCATCACTTTATCCTGTTGCTAAAAAGTAGAGGCTTTTAATATTCCAATAAAATTgattataaacatattttaaataacattGTTAATAGAGTACAGAGATGAATGAAGTATAATGTTGGTGAAGAAAGTGTAGCAAAAACAGAACAACAATGAATTTTAACAAAGATTTAGTTGGAGTTTATAAGAGTGGGATGATCAGTCATAAATGCACCAAAGTATTTTTGGTGAATACCATTAACTAGTTCTTGGTCTTTTGCACGCATGTGAGTTTAGGATGAGCTTCGAAGTCCGAAAATCCATAGCCTTCGTTTTTTCAAGGGAAAAGTACTGATCTGTAACCATGTAGTCTATACTTTATTCAACACTTTTGTTTtcactataataataataaaaaaaaaaaagtagagaagtTGACAGGTGTTGAGGGGGCATTTGTAAGAAAGGAAGAACTTTGGGGTCTAGGATTGGTAATTGAGGTCTCGTAAAACGTATAGCTGGCAAGCGCTGGCTGTCCAGGTCCAGCTTCCCATCCttttctactctctctctccaagcGAGCCTTGGTTTGAGGGGCCAACGTAACGCTAGTCTGAAAACAAGGTCTTAAATAGTTGCTGAAGAAAGTtgaagaaacaagaacaagagaaagcAAGGGGGAGAAAAAAAGATGAGTGCTTCGAGGTTTATAAAGTGTGTCACAGTCGGCGACGGTGCTGTTGGCAAGACTTGTATGCTCATCTCCTACACCAGCAACACTTTCCCTACGGTCAGTGTCGTTTCTATTGGTCCCCTGGAAAATGTTATTGGGAAAACTTGGAAACATAATTTTTACTTCTCCTGCTTCTATTTGTTATGTGCCTTTCAGTTGGtcttttcttgggttttggctGACCAATGTGATGTGGGGCTACATTCTTGTCTAAAAATGCTTGCGTCATttgggttttcatttttttcctttgtagTGTTTTCTGGGCTCTGTTCTTTAAACCCTTCATTTGGGTTTCGAGGATCTTCTGGGAATGAAATGAGAAAGATTTCAACTTTGATgctaattttgtgttttgaatgAGTGATTTAGGGCTTTGTTTGGTCCAGCAATTTGTTCTCACCCATGACTCTTGGATAAATTTTGTTTGCTGTAATGGGCTTTTAACGTTCTTTCTGAACAGAATGGAAGGTTAGAAAGTATTTTGTTATGGGGTATGGTTTCTTGACTCTATGTGGTCCTCGAGAGTTGAGAAAGAATGAGGGGAAGAAAGGAATCTGAAACTTTGAATTTTGTGTATTGGATTGAATTGGGTTCTTTGATTCTAtccttttgtttggattgcGATTAATGGCTTTCATAGTACACCATATTTGTAGTGAGATGCTTCGATATATGGGGCTTTAAATTTATTATCGAGGAAACTGAATTTAGGACTAGAAATGCGAGTAATAGAAAAGAAACTGTAATTGTTGAACCCCACCCCATATTTCATTCATGGAGAACTTTGAAATCTTTGATGacttttcttaatattttcaattcctTTTTCAATTTACTTTTATGGATAGTGTTTTCTCATGTATCTGTTCTTTTACCCTTTAGTTGGTTTCTTAGTCCAGACTAAAGAAAAGGATCATCTTAACTAAGCCAGGTAGTTTTATGATTGGTGAGATTAGAATGTAAAGATTCATAACTCTTTGCTTTCCTTTAGaaatttcatatcaaatttGAGTGGGTCATTGTAATAATGAATCTCCGCCAATaccttttttaatatatataaacgcAATTCTGTTGAAAAATGAGAATGCTCCTGTGACGGTTGACTTAACTTTCCTTATT encodes:
- the LOC121254266 gene encoding protein MCM10 homolog — protein: MSNHQDDLDLLLSLQGRVLETPPGSPSSHAPGYMSDDGSPRRTGQADMSVFRDAVQDCLDYEPKPVPKSGKLKSSKASSNAEVEKFSGLRIRNQLVSAAELSERFSDIRFVRLSTMRNLLVGDTLSGCWATVGVVTEKGTPKTSSTGKNYCIWKVGCLDENTVSLFLFGDAYQKNWKEQAGTVFALFNCSVRKDGVGTGFSLSVYSPSQTLKIGTSVDYGVCKGKRKDGMPCTIVINKHNGIYCKYHRLKAPEKYFTNRTELKGGNLRTAFRDSLKPEGIYMVDPLNDRTNIKKPMQPVKLLSVESLKKALSKAGKVTTNTHSQGIRFLTEITGNMGPKKSNKESIVPKQQISMSDKRKSSTIKPESSVMRNQQPDVKRKKTEQQQGQVVVDKIRQNTGKLIELDFVSSDEEL